A single Cyprinus carpio isolate SPL01 chromosome A20, ASM1834038v1, whole genome shotgun sequence DNA region contains:
- the LOC109067798 gene encoding probable E3 ubiquitin-protein ligase RNF144A-B — translation MSSSRYEPSWDVDLAPLLSCKLCLGEFPLEQMTTISQCQCIFCSLCLKQYVELLIKEGLEPAISCPDSACPKQGHLLENEIEFMVAKEVMQRYKRLQFEREVLLDPCRTWCPSSSCQAVCQLNESEVQLPQPVQCPQCSLRFCSACRADCPTGHTCQESVPITTFLPGENGSNLKSEEDEAPIKRCPKCKVYIERDEGCAQMMCKNCKHAFCWYCLESLDDDFLLIHYDKGPCRNKLGHSRASVIWHRTQVVGIFAGFGLLLLVASPFLLLATPFVLCCKCKCKRGDDDPLPT, via the exons ATGAGCAGTTCTCGCTACGAACCCAGCTGGGACGTGGACCTGGCGCCCCTTCTGTCCTGTAAACTGTGCCTGGGAGAGTTTCCCCTGGAACAGATGACCACCATCTCCCAGTGCCAGTGCATATTTTGCAGTCTG TGTTTGAAGCAATATGTTGAACTCCTCATTAAGGAAGGCCTTGAACCGGCTATTAGCTGTCCAGACTCTGCCTGCCCAAAACAGGGACATTTGCTGGAAAACGAG ATTGAGTTTATGGTGGCTAAGGAGGTCATGCAGCGTTATAAGAGACTCCAGTTTGAGCGAG AGGTGCTTCTGGATCCTTGTCGGACATGGTGCCCATCATCCTCGTGCCAAGCAGTGTGCCAGCTGAATGAATCAGAGGTGCAGTTGCCGCAGCCGGTGCAGTGCCCTCAGTGCAGTCTGCGTTTCTGCTCCGCCTGCAGGGCAGACTGCCCCACCGGCCACACGTGTCAGGAGAGCGTGCCAATTACCACCTTCCTGCCTGGGGAAAACGG CTCCAACCTCAAGAGTGAGGAGGACGAGGCTCCGATCAAACGCTGTCCTAAATGTAAAGTGTACATTGAGAGAGATGAAGGCTGTGCCCAGATGATGTGTAAGAACTGCAAGCACGCCTTCTGCTGGTACTGCTTGGAGTCATTAGAT GATGACTTCTTACTGATCCACTATGATAAAGGACCATGCCGGAACAAACTGGGTCATTCCAGAGCCTCCGTCATCTGGCATCGGACACAG GTTGTTGGGATTTTTGCTGGCTTCGGTCTGCTGTTGCTAGTGGCCTCCCCTTTCCTTTTGCTGGCCACTCCTTTCGTGCTTTGCTGCAAGTGTAAGTGTAAACGTGGCGATGACGACCCTCTTCCCACCTAG